One region of Microbacterium sp. M28 genomic DNA includes:
- a CDS encoding ATP-binding protein yields the protein MAQNDEFLEVIAAEVAQDPQNIALREDYITLLLEHDVDRAAAEIDAFEAHGGDPARARVLRARLMAARLRTRSGGTERSGPAPEPATPAAASVPPAPSRVSAPSDDDAADEDRIEQPGLWDAERPQVTLADVAGLAEVKQHLDSTFLAPLRNPALAAAFGQKAGGSLLMYGPPGCGKTFIAKAIAGDLGASFIHVTLADLLSAYIGESEKAIQSVFHDARAAAPCVIFFDEFDALGGRRSSGGGGSQSMRMIVTQLLEELDGVTSENDGVYFLAATNRPWDIDPALRRPGRIDKTVLVLPPDAVARAAILQGDLDGKPQDDVDIIAVAAATEGFSGADIAQVAKQALQQSLTASMAAGAIVPVTTAGLLEAAASITPSTRTWFDQVAPVLEYGADDGTFDQLRTYRVKHGMR from the coding sequence ATGGCGCAGAACGACGAATTCCTCGAGGTGATCGCCGCCGAGGTGGCGCAGGATCCGCAGAACATCGCACTGCGGGAGGACTACATCACGCTCCTGTTGGAGCACGACGTCGACCGCGCAGCGGCCGAGATCGACGCGTTCGAGGCGCACGGCGGCGACCCGGCTCGCGCTCGCGTCCTGCGGGCTCGGCTGATGGCGGCGCGACTGCGCACCAGAAGCGGGGGCACCGAGCGATCCGGACCGGCGCCAGAACCAGCGACGCCCGCCGCAGCATCCGTCCCGCCGGCGCCATCCCGCGTCTCCGCCCCGTCGGACGATGACGCGGCGGACGAGGATCGGATCGAACAGCCCGGCCTGTGGGATGCCGAGCGTCCGCAGGTGACGCTCGCGGACGTCGCCGGCCTCGCGGAGGTCAAGCAGCACCTCGACTCGACCTTCCTCGCTCCGTTGCGCAACCCGGCCCTCGCGGCGGCGTTCGGGCAGAAGGCCGGCGGATCGCTCCTGATGTACGGCCCCCCGGGATGCGGCAAGACGTTCATCGCGAAGGCGATCGCCGGCGACCTCGGCGCATCCTTCATCCACGTCACGCTGGCCGACCTGCTCAGCGCGTACATCGGCGAGAGCGAGAAGGCGATCCAGAGCGTCTTCCACGACGCCAGGGCAGCCGCGCCGTGCGTGATCTTCTTCGACGAGTTCGACGCTCTCGGCGGCCGGCGGTCTTCGGGCGGTGGAGGGTCGCAGTCGATGCGCATGATCGTGACGCAGCTGCTCGAAGAGCTCGACGGTGTCACGAGCGAGAACGACGGTGTGTACTTCCTCGCCGCGACGAACCGCCCGTGGGACATCGACCCCGCGCTGCGCCGCCCTGGGCGCATCGACAAGACCGTGCTCGTGCTGCCGCCGGATGCTGTCGCCCGCGCCGCGATCCTGCAGGGCGACCTCGACGGCAAGCCCCAGGACGACGTCGACATCATCGCCGTCGCCGCCGCGACCGAGGGGTTCTCGGGCGCCGACATCGCGCAGGTCGCGAAGCAGGCGCTGCAGCAGTCGCTCACCGCGTCGATGGCCGCGGGAGCGATCGTCCCCGTCACCACCGCCGGCCTGCTCGAGGCGGCGGCGAGCATCACACCCTCGACCAGGACGTGGTTCGATCAGGTCGCCCCCGTGCTGGAGTACGGCGCAGACGACGGCACCTTCGATCAGCTTCGGACCTACCGCGTCAAGCACGGCATGCGGTGA
- a CDS encoding tetratricopeptide repeat protein, with the protein MRGGDHGDLEQAAIIRDRDLALELLGAQPTNRRIAALSHSVLAREPTFTGTYLILALHHQARGDLDDARKALRELIGLQDGYQLTALRILRDLEYEDRRFDEALRLAEQVMAGGADVGWLDLMMLGAATVYTGSRTAGWDLMDEAVAWTGEVDPDLIPTVLTKRALLFLTTGAPPERYRPAAEAAIAVNPSETLLSTALGYAYLFDYRAADARDLFQRVLREDPTDVVAQSGMIMARGFLDPIERGDTTMDQLREAGMGEMMWRMMHEQIFDLDIAHALAALSRVLPRALVRVLRGPLRRKKLESTEGNGELLGWHDGQDPGTGGAWGLDEAVRLLSSAEIDALVAKAQQPGAWPAWPEEEVFVPIATDDAGAYYFQGYAERLYLRRPGVPDAEIAPSLADWLWDRVVDFGGAEPRPGRMPRS; encoded by the coding sequence ATGCGCGGCGGCGACCACGGCGACCTCGAACAGGCCGCCATCATCCGGGACCGCGACCTCGCCCTCGAGCTGCTCGGCGCCCAGCCGACCAACCGCAGGATCGCGGCCCTGAGCCACAGCGTGCTCGCCCGCGAACCGACGTTCACGGGCACCTATCTGATCCTCGCCCTGCATCACCAGGCCCGCGGCGATCTCGACGATGCCAGGAAAGCGCTTCGCGAGCTCATCGGACTGCAGGACGGCTATCAGCTCACCGCGTTGCGCATCCTCCGCGATCTCGAGTACGAGGACCGGCGGTTCGACGAAGCGCTCCGACTCGCCGAACAGGTCATGGCCGGTGGTGCGGATGTCGGATGGCTCGACCTCATGATGCTCGGCGCTGCGACCGTGTACACCGGCAGCCGCACCGCAGGGTGGGACCTCATGGACGAGGCGGTCGCGTGGACGGGTGAGGTCGACCCGGACCTCATCCCGACGGTCCTCACCAAGCGGGCGCTGCTCTTCCTCACGACCGGCGCACCGCCGGAGCGCTACCGCCCCGCCGCCGAGGCCGCGATCGCCGTCAATCCGTCGGAGACGCTGCTGTCGACCGCCCTCGGCTACGCCTACCTGTTCGACTACCGCGCGGCGGACGCACGCGACCTGTTCCAGCGCGTGCTGCGGGAGGACCCGACCGATGTCGTCGCGCAGAGCGGCATGATCATGGCGCGCGGGTTCCTCGATCCGATCGAACGCGGTGACACGACGATGGATCAGCTCCGCGAGGCCGGCATGGGCGAGATGATGTGGCGGATGATGCACGAGCAGATCTTCGACCTCGACATCGCACACGCGTTGGCCGCACTGAGCCGCGTGCTCCCGCGCGCACTCGTCCGCGTGCTGCGCGGCCCGCTGCGCAGGAAGAAGCTCGAGTCCACGGAGGGGAACGGCGAGCTCCTCGGCTGGCATGACGGCCAGGATCCGGGCACGGGCGGGGCGTGGGGACTCGACGAGGCGGTGCGACTGCTTTCGAGCGCCGAGATCGATGCTCTGGTCGCGAAGGCGCAGCAGCCCGGCGCCTGGCCCGCCTGGCCCGAAGAAGAGGTCTTCGTCCCGATCGCCACCGACGACGCGGGCGCGTACTACTTCCAGGGGTATGCCGAACGGCTGTACCTCCGCCGGCCCGGAGTTCCGGACGCCGAGATCGCGCCGAGCCTCGCCGACTGGCTGTGGGATCGCGTCGTCGACTTCGGCGGCGCCGAGCCGCGCCCGGGAAGGATGCCGCGCTCATGA
- a CDS encoding enoyl-CoA hydratase/isomerase family protein has translation MIELTIDGDVAHVVLNAPEKRNALDPQALLALGDAYDRAEDAGVRALVLSGEGAGFCAGRDISGVDPATDDVIGYLGGLVTPLLQRMAAFPAPTFAAAQGACLGVGLGLLIATDVVYVADTAKIGSPFAALGATLDSGGHALFLDRLGPHKTLDLIYTGRLMTGTEAVASGLFSQVMPADEVQQATTDAAVRAASGATAAFLASKRLIARIRDERLSLWDAVVLENVAQAELCDTSDYREGFAAFQEKRKPEFTGY, from the coding sequence GTGATCGAGCTGACGATCGACGGCGACGTCGCCCATGTGGTGCTGAACGCTCCGGAGAAGCGCAACGCCCTGGATCCGCAGGCCCTGCTCGCGCTCGGCGACGCATACGATCGGGCCGAGGATGCCGGAGTCCGCGCCCTGGTGCTGAGCGGCGAGGGCGCGGGGTTCTGCGCCGGTCGCGACATCTCAGGCGTCGACCCCGCGACCGATGACGTGATCGGTTACCTCGGCGGCCTCGTGACCCCCCTGCTGCAGCGGATGGCGGCTTTCCCCGCGCCGACGTTCGCCGCAGCGCAGGGCGCATGCCTCGGCGTCGGTCTCGGACTGCTCATCGCGACGGACGTCGTCTACGTCGCCGACACGGCGAAGATCGGCTCGCCGTTCGCGGCCCTGGGAGCGACGCTCGACTCCGGCGGGCATGCACTGTTCCTGGACCGGCTCGGCCCGCACAAGACCCTCGACCTGATCTACACCGGTCGGCTCATGACGGGAACCGAGGCGGTCGCGTCCGGCCTCTTCTCGCAGGTGATGCCCGCCGACGAGGTGCAGCAGGCGACGACGGATGCCGCGGTGCGCGCGGCCTCCGGAGCCACCGCGGCGTTCCTGGCGTCCAAGCGGCTGATCGCCCGCATCCGGGACGAGCGGCTGTCGTTGTGGGATGCCGTCGTGCTGGAGAACGTGGCCCAGGCCGAACTGTGCGACACGAGCGACTATCGCGAGGGATTCGCCGCGTTCCAGGAGAAGCGGAAGCCGGAGTTCACCGGGTACTGA
- a CDS encoding alkyl/aryl-sulfatase, translating into MSSNDATPAIVAQQRALRDSLPFADEADLEAADRGFLGTLDDPKIRNAAGEVVWDASTYDFLSGEGPDTVNPSLWRQSKLVAKHGLFEVIPGLYQARGLDLSVMTFVEGDTGVIVIDPLISKETAAAALALYRTHRGDRPITAVIHTHSHIDHFGGVQGIVDEADVAAGRVQIIVPEGMVEHAVAENVYAGTAMGRRAGYMYGAALDRGPKGAVGAGLGQTTSTGEATLIPPTREITTTGETHTVDGLEIVFQMAPGTEAPSEMHFYFPKYRALCMAENATHTLHNLLTLRGAVVRDPHVWSRYLTEAIERFGDEVDVVFASHHWPTWGNAEIRHFLGLQRDLYGYLHDQTLRMLNQGMTGAEIAEDIQLPPVLEHAWHARGYYGSVSHNVKAIYQRYMGWFDGNPARLWPHPPKAQATRYVEALGGIDRVLELAKTAFDAGDFRWAATLLDHAVFVEPDNAAVREQYADTLEQLGYGAENGTWRNFFLSGATELRTGNFGTPTVTNAPAIVAQLTPEQLFDAVAITVDGPRAWDLDLAFDITLSDLDRSFHVTLRNGVLVYVEKDPAGADPHLTLTKQRLIALAAGDRESDGIEATGGTEVIDQLLAVLSPGDPAFEIVLP; encoded by the coding sequence GTGAGTTCCAACGACGCGACACCGGCTATCGTCGCTCAGCAGAGGGCACTGCGCGACAGCCTGCCGTTCGCGGACGAGGCAGATCTCGAAGCGGCTGACCGAGGATTCCTCGGCACCCTCGACGACCCGAAGATCCGCAATGCCGCCGGCGAGGTCGTGTGGGACGCGTCGACGTACGACTTCCTGTCCGGCGAGGGGCCGGATACCGTGAACCCGAGCCTGTGGCGTCAGTCGAAGCTGGTCGCCAAGCACGGCCTGTTCGAGGTCATCCCCGGCCTCTATCAGGCGCGTGGCCTGGACCTGTCGGTCATGACGTTCGTCGAGGGCGACACCGGTGTGATCGTGATCGATCCGCTCATTTCCAAGGAGACCGCCGCGGCCGCGCTCGCTCTGTACCGGACCCATCGCGGCGATCGTCCGATCACGGCGGTGATCCACACGCACTCCCACATCGATCACTTCGGCGGCGTGCAGGGAATCGTCGACGAAGCCGATGTCGCCGCCGGCCGGGTGCAGATCATCGTCCCCGAGGGCATGGTCGAGCACGCCGTCGCCGAGAACGTCTACGCCGGCACGGCGATGGGACGACGCGCGGGCTACATGTACGGCGCGGCGCTGGACCGCGGCCCCAAGGGCGCCGTGGGTGCAGGCCTCGGTCAGACGACCTCGACCGGCGAGGCGACGCTCATCCCGCCGACGCGGGAGATCACCACCACGGGCGAGACGCACACGGTCGACGGACTCGAGATCGTGTTCCAGATGGCCCCGGGGACCGAGGCGCCCAGTGAGATGCACTTCTACTTCCCGAAGTACCGCGCGCTGTGCATGGCGGAGAACGCCACGCACACGCTGCACAACCTGCTGACGCTGCGCGGAGCGGTCGTGCGGGACCCGCACGTGTGGTCGCGTTACCTGACCGAGGCGATCGAACGCTTCGGCGACGAGGTCGACGTCGTCTTCGCTTCGCACCACTGGCCGACGTGGGGCAACGCGGAGATTCGCCACTTCCTCGGCTTGCAGCGCGATCTGTACGGATACCTGCACGACCAGACGCTGCGGATGCTCAACCAGGGAATGACGGGTGCGGAGATCGCAGAGGACATCCAGCTTCCCCCGGTGCTGGAGCACGCCTGGCACGCGCGCGGCTACTACGGCTCCGTGAGCCACAATGTCAAAGCCATCTACCAGCGCTACATGGGCTGGTTCGACGGGAATCCGGCCCGGCTGTGGCCGCACCCGCCCAAGGCGCAGGCCACCCGCTACGTCGAAGCCCTCGGCGGCATCGACCGTGTGCTCGAACTCGCGAAGACGGCCTTCGACGCGGGCGACTTCCGGTGGGCCGCGACCCTGCTCGACCACGCCGTGTTCGTCGAGCCGGACAACGCGGCCGTGCGCGAGCAGTACGCCGACACGCTCGAGCAGCTCGGGTACGGCGCCGAGAACGGCACCTGGCGGAACTTCTTCCTCTCCGGCGCGACCGAGCTGCGCACCGGCAACTTCGGCACGCCGACGGTCACGAACGCCCCGGCGATCGTCGCGCAGCTCACGCCGGAGCAGCTCTTCGACGCCGTCGCGATCACGGTCGACGGACCGCGGGCATGGGACCTCGATCTCGCATTCGACATCACGCTGTCGGATCTGGACAGGTCGTTCCACGTGACCCTGCGCAATGGCGTCCTCGTGTACGTCGAGAAGGATCCCGCGGGAGCCGACCCGCACCTCACCCTGACGAAGCAGCGCCTGATCGCGCTCGCCGCCGGCGACCGCGAATCCGACGGGATCGAGGCGACGGGCGGCACGGAGGTCATCGACCAGCTGCTCGCTGTGCTGTCGCCCGGAGACCCGGCGTTCGAGATCGTCCTGCCGTAG
- a CDS encoding ATP-dependent Clp protease ATP-binding subunit, with amino-acid sequence MTTPQTEDQQSALEQFGINLTDRARQGKLDPVIGRDNEIRRVSQVLTRRTKNNPVLIGEPGVGKTAVVEGLAQRIVAGDVAESLKDKELVTLDISALVAGAMYRGQFEERLKQVLKEITESDGKVITFIDELHVLMGAGGGEGSVAASNMLKPMLARGELRMIGATTLNEYREFIEKDAALERRFQQVYVGEPTVEDTIAILRGLKGRYEAHHGVTIADSALVAAAALSNRYLPSRQLPDKAIDLVDESMSRLKMEIDSSPVEIDQLKRQVDRLKLEELALKKEKDAASKERLGTLRENLVELERELAVLEERWARERQGLNRVGDLKKQLDDAITQRDLAMRNADYTKASKLEYETIKRLERDIAEAEQAEATASTEPRMVNEQVTEEDIAAVIAAWTGIPVGRLLQGESEKLLHLEAELGKRLIGQKDAVKAVSDAVRRSRAGISDPGRPTGSFLFLGPTGVGKTELAKALAEFLFDDERAMVRIDMSEYGEKHSVSRLVGAPPGYIGYEQGGQLTEAVRRRPYSVVLLDEVEKAHPEVFDVLLQVLDDGRLTDGQGRTVDFTNVILVLTSNLGSPILIDPTLSPEVKREQVMSLVRQAFRPEFLNRLDDIVMFQALSEDDLAQIVELTVDQLQARLHERRLSLAVTPDARSWLAERGYDPLFGARPLRRLIQSEVQNKLATALLSGNVRDGDTVRVDVAADGSGLVLTSAS; translated from the coding sequence ATGACCACGCCCCAGACCGAAGACCAGCAGTCCGCTCTCGAGCAGTTCGGGATCAACCTCACCGACCGCGCTCGCCAGGGCAAGCTCGACCCGGTGATCGGCCGCGACAACGAGATCCGTCGCGTCAGCCAGGTGCTCACCCGGCGCACCAAGAACAACCCGGTGCTGATCGGTGAGCCGGGCGTCGGCAAGACTGCTGTCGTCGAAGGCCTCGCGCAGCGCATCGTCGCGGGCGACGTGGCCGAGTCGCTGAAGGACAAGGAGCTGGTCACCCTCGACATCTCAGCCCTCGTGGCGGGTGCCATGTACCGCGGGCAATTCGAGGAGCGTCTGAAGCAGGTCCTCAAGGAGATCACCGAATCCGACGGCAAGGTCATCACGTTCATCGACGAGCTGCACGTGCTGATGGGCGCCGGAGGCGGGGAGGGCTCCGTCGCGGCATCCAACATGCTCAAGCCGATGCTCGCCCGCGGCGAGCTGCGCATGATCGGCGCGACGACGCTGAACGAGTACCGCGAGTTCATCGAGAAGGATGCCGCGCTCGAGCGCCGCTTCCAGCAGGTCTACGTCGGCGAGCCGACCGTCGAGGACACCATCGCGATCCTGCGCGGACTGAAGGGTCGCTACGAAGCGCACCACGGGGTCACGATCGCTGACAGCGCCCTCGTGGCCGCCGCCGCGCTGTCGAACCGCTACCTGCCCAGTCGTCAGCTTCCGGACAAGGCGATCGATCTCGTCGACGAATCGATGTCGCGGCTCAAGATGGAGATCGACTCCTCACCTGTCGAGATCGACCAGCTCAAGCGTCAGGTCGACCGGCTCAAGCTCGAGGAGCTCGCCCTGAAGAAGGAGAAGGATGCCGCGTCGAAGGAGCGACTCGGCACCCTCCGCGAGAACCTCGTCGAACTGGAGCGGGAGCTCGCCGTCCTCGAGGAGCGCTGGGCGCGCGAGCGTCAGGGGCTGAATCGCGTCGGCGACCTGAAGAAGCAGCTCGATGACGCGATCACCCAGCGCGACCTCGCGATGCGCAACGCCGACTACACGAAGGCGTCCAAGCTCGAATACGAGACGATCAAGCGTCTGGAGCGCGACATCGCCGAGGCCGAGCAGGCCGAGGCGACGGCATCCACCGAGCCCCGCATGGTGAACGAGCAGGTGACCGAGGAGGACATCGCGGCGGTCATCGCAGCGTGGACCGGCATCCCGGTCGGCCGGCTCCTGCAGGGTGAGAGCGAGAAGCTGCTCCACCTGGAGGCCGAGCTCGGCAAGCGGCTGATCGGGCAGAAGGATGCCGTGAAGGCGGTGTCGGATGCCGTCCGCCGCTCCCGCGCGGGAATCAGCGACCCCGGGCGCCCGACCGGCTCCTTCCTGTTCCTCGGGCCGACCGGCGTCGGCAAGACGGAGCTCGCGAAGGCGCTCGCCGAGTTCCTGTTCGACGACGAGCGCGCCATGGTGCGCATCGACATGTCGGAGTACGGCGAGAAGCACTCGGTGTCGCGTCTGGTCGGTGCCCCTCCGGGCTACATCGGCTACGAGCAGGGTGGTCAGCTGACCGAAGCCGTCAGGCGGCGTCCGTACAGCGTCGTGCTGCTGGACGAGGTCGAGAAGGCCCACCCCGAGGTCTTCGACGTCCTCCTGCAGGTGCTCGACGACGGACGCCTGACCGACGGGCAGGGTCGGACGGTCGACTTCACGAACGTCATCCTGGTGCTCACGAGCAACCTCGGCTCGCCGATCCTGATCGACCCGACTCTGTCGCCGGAGGTGAAGCGCGAGCAGGTGATGTCGCTGGTGCGGCAGGCGTTCCGACCCGAGTTCCTGAACCGCCTCGATGACATCGTGATGTTCCAGGCTCTCAGCGAGGACGATCTCGCGCAGATCGTCGAGCTCACGGTCGACCAGCTGCAGGCGCGTCTGCACGAGCGCCGGCTGAGTCTCGCCGTGACCCCGGACGCGCGTTCGTGGCTGGCCGAACGCGGCTACGATCCGCTGTTCGGTGCGCGGCCGCTGCGCCGGCTCATCCAGTCCGAGGTGCAGAACAAGCTGGCCACAGCGCTGCTCTCCGGAAACGTGCGCGACGGCGACACGGTGCGGGTGGACGTCGCGGCCGACGGTTCGGGGCTCGTGCTGACCTCCGCGAGCTGA
- a CDS encoding tetratricopeptide repeat protein has product MSRPTDQERAAIEHDRDLAWELYGVQPTHPRIPELAGSVLAREPTFTGMIILTALHREACGEIDEARRLLQNLMGRRDRQYLNSVKKLRDLEMSEGDFAEARRLSEIVLREQPDADWIEHMELGSAMAYTGEAEAGWRLIDEAVGIAAAQGDHEYSLALGQRATRLFATAASPERLLPAAEEAYAADPTESLLALTLGYAYLCGYRPEDALALFERVLREDPTMDLAQYGVRITRGFLEPIRSGAATMDTMREAQMGEYAWRRFVAKAFRADLADALAALDEVMPEDLAAALRPPLDREAARASGGEDTILAWHDGQEPGTGGLWGAGERFRLMTGAEVAELDDSVENDPAAWGDWEDKPDYFQVVFTDDAGDYLLEGVGGKLYHRSPGVPDVEVAPSPAEWIWDRVAAFGGHDPRPGRHRLRSGSGTSA; this is encoded by the coding sequence ATGAGCAGGCCGACGGACCAGGAGCGCGCGGCCATCGAGCACGACAGGGACCTCGCCTGGGAGCTCTACGGTGTGCAGCCGACGCACCCGCGCATCCCCGAACTCGCGGGCAGCGTGCTCGCACGCGAGCCCACCTTCACCGGAATGATCATCCTCACCGCGCTGCACCGCGAGGCATGCGGCGAGATCGACGAGGCGAGGCGCCTGCTGCAGAACCTCATGGGGCGTCGGGATCGCCAGTACCTCAACTCCGTGAAGAAGTTGCGCGACCTCGAGATGTCCGAAGGCGATTTCGCCGAGGCGCGGCGTCTCTCCGAGATCGTGCTGCGTGAACAGCCGGATGCGGACTGGATCGAGCACATGGAGCTCGGCAGCGCGATGGCGTACACCGGCGAAGCGGAAGCGGGCTGGCGTCTGATCGACGAGGCGGTCGGGATCGCCGCCGCGCAGGGCGACCACGAGTACTCCCTCGCGTTGGGCCAGCGCGCCACCCGACTGTTCGCGACGGCGGCGAGCCCCGAGCGGCTGCTGCCCGCCGCCGAGGAGGCGTACGCGGCCGACCCGACCGAGTCCCTGCTCGCGCTGACGCTCGGGTACGCCTACCTGTGCGGTTACCGGCCGGAGGACGCCCTCGCTCTGTTCGAGCGCGTGCTGCGCGAGGATCCGACCATGGACCTCGCGCAGTACGGCGTCCGGATCACGCGTGGCTTCCTCGAGCCGATCCGGTCCGGCGCCGCGACGATGGACACCATGCGCGAGGCGCAGATGGGCGAGTACGCCTGGCGCCGGTTCGTGGCCAAGGCGTTCCGCGCCGACCTCGCGGATGCGCTGGCCGCGCTCGACGAGGTGATGCCCGAGGATCTGGCGGCTGCGCTGCGGCCGCCGCTCGACCGGGAAGCCGCCCGCGCGAGCGGCGGCGAGGACACGATCCTCGCGTGGCACGACGGTCAGGAGCCCGGCACCGGCGGACTCTGGGGTGCTGGCGAGCGATTCCGGCTGATGACCGGCGCCGAGGTCGCCGAGCTGGACGACTCCGTCGAGAACGACCCCGCGGCGTGGGGCGACTGGGAGGACAAGCCCGACTACTTCCAGGTGGTCTTCACGGATGACGCCGGCGACTACCTCCTCGAAGGAGTCGGCGGAAAGCTCTACCACCGCTCACCCGGAGTGCCCGATGTCGAGGTAGCGCCGAGCCCGGCGGAATGGATCTGGGATCGCGTCGCCGCGTTCGGCGGACATGATCCCCGTCCCGGGCGCCACCGGCTCAGATCAGGATCGGGAACGTCAGCATGA
- the paaE gene encoding 1,2-phenylacetyl-CoA epoxidase subunit PaaE — MSTATRRRARFHELEVIEVRPLTADSIEVTFAVPAELRDEYRYLPGQYVALRAHVDGREVRRSYSICRAPSPGRISVGIKRDLGGLFSVWAHENLHPGIRVEVMSPEGRFTSNLPDLDGAHLVGIAAGSGITPMMALASAVLAASTTARFSLVYTNRATRDVMFLEDLADLKDRYPARLALHHVLSREQRAAPLLSGRIDAHKLDAILDGLVEPASVTEWFLCGPFDLVALCRERLAARGIGDDSIRFELFTTDADEPRADRGRPVSVREEDETYVLEFTLDGLSTTVESPVAADEPLLDAALRVRGDVPFACAGGVCGTCRARLVEGDVRMTQNFALEPDELERGYVLTCQSHPTTPRVVVDYDV; from the coding sequence ATGAGCACCGCGACGCGGCGTCGTGCGCGATTCCACGAACTCGAGGTGATCGAGGTGCGGCCGCTGACCGCCGACAGCATCGAGGTGACGTTCGCGGTTCCGGCGGAGCTGCGCGACGAGTACCGGTATCTGCCGGGTCAGTACGTCGCGCTCCGAGCGCACGTGGATGGCCGCGAGGTGCGGCGCAGCTACTCGATCTGCCGGGCGCCGTCGCCGGGTCGCATATCGGTCGGCATCAAGCGTGACCTCGGCGGCCTGTTCTCGGTGTGGGCGCACGAGAACCTGCACCCCGGCATCCGGGTCGAGGTGATGAGCCCGGAGGGACGCTTCACGTCCAACCTGCCTGATCTCGACGGCGCCCATCTGGTCGGGATCGCCGCCGGATCGGGAATCACCCCGATGATGGCACTCGCCTCCGCGGTGCTCGCCGCCTCGACGACCGCACGGTTCTCCCTCGTCTACACGAACAGGGCGACGCGCGACGTGATGTTCCTCGAGGACCTCGCCGACCTGAAGGACCGCTACCCGGCACGCCTCGCCCTGCATCACGTGCTGTCCCGCGAGCAGCGCGCAGCTCCGTTGCTGTCCGGTCGGATCGACGCCCACAAGCTCGACGCGATCCTCGACGGACTGGTCGAGCCTGCGAGCGTGACCGAGTGGTTCCTGTGCGGTCCGTTCGACCTCGTCGCGCTGTGCCGCGAACGGCTCGCGGCCCGCGGGATCGGTGACGACAGCATCCGATTCGAACTGTTCACGACGGATGCCGACGAGCCGCGCGCCGACCGCGGACGACCGGTCTCCGTGCGCGAAGAGGACGAGACCTACGTTCTGGAATTCACCCTGGACGGGCTCTCGACGACCGTCGAGTCGCCGGTCGCGGCGGACGAGCCGTTGCTGGATGCCGCGCTGCGCGTTCGCGGCGACGTGCCGTTCGCGTGCGCCGGCGGGGTGTGCGGAACGTGTCGCGCGCGCCTGGTCGAAGGCGACGTCCGCATGACGCAGAACTTCGCGCTCGAGCCGGACGAGCTGGAGCGCGGCTATGTGCTGACCTGCCAGTCCCATCCGACGACGCCCCGCGTGGTCGTCGACTACGACGTGTGA
- the paaD gene encoding 1,2-phenylacetyl-CoA epoxidase subunit PaaD, which translates to MVTVLTDARAIAASVPDPEIPVLTIADLGILRGVTVDDGRVAVTITPTYSGCPAVEAIRDDVMSALADAGFADVVVRTVLSPAWTTDWMTDAGKQKLLEYGIAPPTGRRAAGPVAVPLSVRCPQCGSLDTRELTRFGSTACKALYECRACLEPFDHFKTL; encoded by the coding sequence ATGGTGACCGTGCTGACAGACGCGCGGGCGATCGCGGCATCCGTGCCCGATCCCGAGATCCCCGTGCTGACGATCGCCGATCTCGGCATCCTCCGCGGGGTCACGGTCGACGACGGACGGGTCGCCGTGACGATCACCCCGACCTACAGCGGATGCCCCGCCGTCGAGGCCATCCGCGACGACGTCATGAGCGCGCTCGCGGATGCCGGATTCGCGGACGTCGTCGTCCGCACCGTGCTCTCCCCCGCCTGGACGACCGACTGGATGACGGATGCCGGAAAGCAGAAGCTGCTCGAGTACGGCATCGCGCCCCCGACGGGAAGGCGCGCAGCCGGGCCCGTCGCGGTGCCGTTGAGCGTGCGCTGCCCGCAGTGCGGGTCGCTGGACACGCGGGAGCTCACCCGCTTCGGGTCGACCGCATGCAAGGCACTGTACGAGTGCCGCGCCTGCCTCGAGCCGTTCGACCACTTCAAGACGCTATGA